A genomic window from Exiguobacterium acetylicum DSM 20416 includes:
- a CDS encoding DHH family phosphoesterase encodes MKEQIKQMIEAADTIIIHRHERPDPDALGSQFGLQLTLQHQFPEKTVLSAGEMAASLSFMGELDQIDDVLYKKALVVILDTANQARIDGKVAMTGKDVIKIDHHPDEDPYAPVQLVDTTMSSTSELLVHLLNEWGYEIPASAAIQFYAGIVGDTGRFQFRGTTKRTFEVAAQLIDAGIDTDWLYRNMYETELAALHLQGYVLQHIQLTDQGVGYVVLTQDTLKQFGATVEQASLLVNSFAGLKGMKCWALFLETDKEVRVRIRSKGPVINEVAKEFNGGGHPMASGATIGQLSEVERVIRRLDEVAANFQF; translated from the coding sequence GTGAAAGAGCAAATCAAACAAATGATTGAAGCGGCAGATACGATCATTATTCATCGTCATGAACGGCCAGATCCCGATGCACTCGGTAGTCAATTCGGTTTACAATTAACATTACAACATCAGTTTCCTGAAAAAACAGTTTTGTCAGCAGGTGAGATGGCGGCATCACTGTCATTCATGGGGGAGCTCGATCAAATCGATGACGTGTTGTATAAAAAGGCGTTAGTCGTGATTCTGGATACGGCGAACCAAGCGCGGATCGATGGAAAAGTTGCGATGACAGGAAAAGATGTCATTAAAATCGACCATCATCCGGATGAAGATCCATACGCGCCCGTGCAGCTCGTCGATACGACGATGAGTTCGACATCGGAACTGCTCGTTCATTTATTGAATGAATGGGGATATGAGATTCCAGCATCAGCTGCCATTCAATTCTACGCTGGGATCGTCGGTGACACGGGACGTTTCCAATTCCGTGGTACGACGAAACGAACATTTGAAGTCGCAGCGCAATTGATTGATGCAGGAATCGATACGGACTGGTTGTATCGCAATATGTACGAAACAGAACTTGCGGCGCTTCACTTACAAGGATACGTCCTACAACATATTCAATTGACGGATCAAGGTGTCGGTTATGTCGTTTTGACACAAGATACATTGAAGCAGTTTGGGGCGACGGTTGAGCAAGCATCGTTACTCGTCAATAGTTTTGCTGGTTTAAAAGGAATGAAGTGTTGGGCGTTATTCCTTGAAACGGACAAGGAAGTCCGTGTCCGGATTCGTTCGAAGGGTCCTGTCATCAATGAAGTAGCAAAAGAATTCAATGGTGGTGGACATCCGATGGCGTCCGGAGCGACGATTGGACAGTTGAGTGAAGTCGAACGTGTCATCCGTCGTCTGGACGAGGTCGCTGCTAACTTCCAGTTTTAA
- a CDS encoding YtpI family protein — translation MQFILIALIVFSLGGYLLAKRRAFHTKSTNRKYLFNTQASIWLSLFVILFAVNQFVSGNGLTTLVGKIVCSILIIVGVASFIAGFIRYKKIYPYVVREMEQS, via the coding sequence ATGCAATTCATCCTCATCGCCCTCATCGTTTTCTCGCTTGGTGGGTATTTGTTAGCAAAACGCCGCGCGTTCCATACGAAAAGCACGAACCGAAAATACTTGTTCAATACGCAAGCGAGCATTTGGTTGAGCTTGTTCGTCATCCTATTTGCCGTCAACCAGTTCGTTTCCGGGAACGGATTAACGACACTCGTTGGGAAAATCGTTTGTTCCATTTTAATCATCGTCGGTGTTGCTTCATTCATCGCCGGATTCATCCGTTACAAAAAGATTTATCCGTATGTCGTCCGCGAGATGGAGCAATCCTGA
- a CDS encoding DRTGG domain-containing protein, translating into MPTKHEQIIRHIEDLDVGTKISVRQIAKDLTVSEGTAYRAIKEAENLGFVSTIERVGTIRIKKKQKENIEKLTFAEVVNIVDGQVLGGRNGLHKTLTKFVIGAMKLEAMMRYIDVDSLVIIGNREKAHELVLEAGAAVLITGGFDTTEDAKRLADEMELPIISTSYDTFTVATMINRAIYDRLIKKEILLVSDILIPLHDTFYLQTTDPISRWHELNEQTKHNRYPVIDEQMKVVGVVTAKDIIDRPHDWAVEKVMTRHPITVGIRTSVTNSAHQMVWEGIEMLPVIDQYGRLLGIISRQDVLKALQLANRQPQVGETFDDLITGQIKAAEDERGPYLSLEVSPQMTNFMGTASSGVLTTLLVEGATRMLRHMKKGDLVIENVSIYFIKPVQIESTVTIRANVFDVGRKFGKVDVEMYQGTQIVAKALVTSQLIDR; encoded by the coding sequence ATGCCTACGAAACACGAACAGATCATTCGACACATCGAAGATCTTGATGTCGGAACAAAGATTTCCGTCCGACAAATCGCGAAGGATTTGACCGTATCCGAGGGGACGGCTTATCGCGCCATCAAGGAAGCAGAAAATTTAGGGTTCGTCTCGACGATCGAGCGAGTCGGAACGATTCGGATTAAAAAGAAACAAAAAGAAAATATCGAGAAGCTGACATTCGCGGAAGTCGTGAACATCGTCGATGGTCAAGTGCTCGGTGGTCGAAATGGATTACACAAGACGTTGACGAAATTCGTCATTGGCGCAATGAAGCTCGAAGCCATGATGCGCTACATCGATGTCGATAGTCTCGTCATCATCGGAAACCGCGAAAAAGCACATGAGCTCGTGCTTGAAGCAGGGGCTGCTGTATTGATTACCGGTGGCTTCGATACGACAGAAGATGCGAAGCGATTGGCGGATGAGATGGAGTTACCGATCATTTCGACGTCATATGATACGTTCACGGTTGCGACGATGATCAACCGTGCGATTTATGATCGATTGATCAAAAAGGAGATTTTACTCGTCTCGGATATTTTAATTCCGTTGCATGACACGTTCTATTTACAGACGACGGATCCCATTTCACGCTGGCATGAGTTAAATGAGCAGACGAAACACAATCGTTATCCTGTCATCGATGAACAAATGAAGGTCGTCGGTGTCGTGACAGCGAAGGACATCATTGACCGTCCACATGACTGGGCTGTTGAAAAAGTCATGACCCGTCACCCGATCACGGTCGGTATTCGAACGAGTGTCACGAATTCCGCGCATCAGATGGTCTGGGAAGGAATCGAGATGCTACCGGTCATCGACCAATACGGTCGATTGCTCGGGATCATTAGTCGGCAAGACGTCCTCAAGGCACTGCAACTCGCGAATCGTCAACCACAAGTCGGAGAGACGTTCGACGATCTAATCACGGGGCAAATCAAGGCGGCGGAGGACGAACGGGGACCGTACTTATCGCTTGAGGTCTCGCCGCAAATGACGAACTTCATGGGGACTGCTTCGAGTGGGGTGTTGACGACGCTTCTAGTCGAAGGAGCGACGCGAATGTTACGCCATATGAAAAAAGGTGACCTTGTCATTGAAAATGTCAGCATCTACTTCATTAAACCTGTTCAAATCGAGAGCACGGTAACGATCCGGGCGAATGTCTTTGACGTCGGTCGAAAATTCGGGAAAGTCGATGTCGAAATGTATCAAGGGACACAAATTGTTGCGAAGGCACTCGTGACATCCCAACTCATCGATCGTTAA
- a CDS encoding M24 family metallopeptidase, which produces MRERTNQISEFLKEQGIDLAVVTSKANVFYFSGVYAEPHERVMAVLVDVTGKHVLFCPALEASIVAASPWEGDVVTYEDHENPFDRLAELFATFEHSNNRIGIEGEHMTFSRYQELSSRLENAAILDIGASLQGLRLKKTPDEIAILQEAAQLADEAIKIGKQAIRPGITEIEVIAEIEYEMKKKGVREMSFDTLVLFGANSADPHGVPGDRVIQEGDFVLFDLGVVWKGYCSDITRTFVYGEANEEQKKIYETVRQALEAATEASQIGTTLGSLDKAARDVITEAGYGQYFTHRVGHGLGIEVHEFPSLASNNLLTAEAGFVYTLEPGIYVPGVGGVRIEDDIHLTAEGPVALTRTPKHLQSIPSS; this is translated from the coding sequence ATGCGCGAACGTACGAACCAAATCAGTGAATTCTTGAAAGAACAAGGAATCGACTTAGCCGTCGTCACTTCGAAGGCAAACGTCTTTTATTTCTCAGGAGTCTACGCTGAACCACACGAACGTGTCATGGCGGTCCTCGTCGATGTAACCGGTAAACATGTATTATTCTGTCCGGCACTCGAAGCAAGTATCGTTGCAGCGAGCCCTTGGGAAGGAGACGTCGTGACGTATGAGGATCACGAAAACCCGTTTGATCGATTAGCAGAATTATTCGCGACATTCGAACACTCGAATAACCGGATTGGTATCGAAGGGGAACATATGACGTTCAGCCGCTATCAGGAGTTAAGTTCACGTCTTGAGAACGCAGCGATTCTCGATATCGGTGCGTCGCTACAAGGACTGCGCTTGAAAAAAACACCGGACGAAATCGCTATTCTTCAAGAAGCAGCACAACTTGCGGACGAAGCAATCAAAATCGGTAAACAAGCGATTCGCCCGGGGATCACGGAAATCGAAGTCATTGCGGAAATCGAATATGAAATGAAGAAAAAAGGCGTCCGCGAGATGTCATTTGATACGCTTGTTTTATTTGGTGCAAACAGTGCTGATCCGCACGGTGTACCCGGCGACCGTGTCATCCAAGAAGGCGACTTCGTCTTATTTGACCTCGGCGTCGTTTGGAAAGGCTACTGTTCCGATATTACACGGACCTTCGTTTACGGCGAAGCGAACGAAGAACAGAAAAAAATCTATGAAACGGTTCGCCAAGCACTTGAAGCCGCGACAGAAGCAAGCCAGATCGGCACGACACTCGGTTCGTTAGATAAGGCAGCTCGTGACGTCATCACAGAAGCTGGTTACGGGCAGTACTTCACGCACCGTGTCGGTCACGGACTCGGAATCGAGGTTCATGAATTCCCGTCTCTCGCGTCAAACAACCTACTGACGGCTGAAGCTGGTTTCGTCTACACACTCGAACCAGGCATTTATGTTCCAGGTGTCGGTGGCGTCCGCATCGAGGATGATATTCATCTCACTGCGGAAGGTCCAGTTGCGTTAACTCGCACACCAAAACACCTTCAATCCATTCCTTCATCTTAA
- a CDS encoding SDR family oxidoreductase: MRHALITAGTKGLGERVTRQLLEEGWKVTAFHRSEPEFTHPNLMTIQADVTNQEELERATQQAINEQGRIDALILNAGPYIFERKALVDYTDQEWNEVITGNLTASFWLLRQVLPVMRKQSYGRIITYGFPESATAPGWVCRAAFAAAKSGMVSLTKSVALEEAEHGITVNMVNPGNIVGDNKTKQISEAEHDEATPVGRTGVGEDIARAISFLLAEESSMITGAILDVTGGVNVVHQSRK; encoded by the coding sequence ATGAGGCACGCGTTAATTACAGCAGGTACAAAAGGACTGGGAGAACGAGTAACGCGCCAGTTACTGGAAGAAGGTTGGAAAGTGACAGCGTTCCATCGTTCCGAACCCGAATTTACACATCCGAACCTCATGACGATTCAAGCGGATGTGACGAATCAAGAAGAATTGGAACGCGCAACCCAACAAGCAATCAACGAGCAAGGTCGGATTGATGCGTTGATACTTAATGCAGGACCTTATATATTTGAACGAAAAGCGTTAGTAGATTACACCGATCAGGAATGGAATGAAGTGATCACCGGGAATCTGACGGCTAGTTTTTGGCTGTTACGTCAAGTGTTACCCGTCATGCGTAAGCAATCTTATGGTCGAATCATTACGTATGGCTTTCCAGAGAGTGCAACAGCGCCGGGATGGGTATGCCGGGCGGCGTTCGCTGCTGCTAAAAGCGGGATGGTGAGTTTGACGAAGAGTGTAGCGCTTGAAGAAGCGGAACATGGCATCACGGTCAACATGGTCAACCCAGGAAACATCGTCGGAGACAATAAGACGAAACAGATTTCAGAAGCGGAGCATGATGAGGCGACGCCTGTCGGAAGAACGGGTGTCGGAGAAGACATCGCTCGCGCGATCTCCTTCTTGCTGGCAGAAGAATCGAGTATGATCACGGGAGCAATTCTCGATGTAACAGGTGGCGTCAATGTCGTCCATCAATCCCGTAAGTAA
- a CDS encoding universal stress protein, which produces MAIVYHNVLVAVDGSKEAERAFETAIDVSLRNDAKLIIAHVIDTRTFATVEAYDRTITERAESYAKELLDEYVKTAQDRGVQEVEVAIEYGSPKVTIAKKLAPNHDADLIICGATGLNAVERFFIGSVSESITRYAKCDVLIVRL; this is translated from the coding sequence ATGGCAATCGTCTATCATAATGTACTTGTAGCAGTAGATGGCTCAAAAGAGGCAGAACGTGCCTTCGAGACGGCAATCGATGTTTCATTGCGAAATGATGCAAAATTGATCATCGCACACGTCATTGATACACGGACATTCGCAACGGTAGAAGCATATGACCGCACCATCACGGAGCGTGCCGAATCTTACGCGAAGGAATTGCTAGACGAATACGTCAAGACCGCTCAAGATCGCGGTGTACAGGAAGTCGAAGTAGCGATTGAATACGGCTCACCGAAAGTAACGATCGCCAAAAAGCTTGCCCCTAATCACGATGCCGATTTAATCATCTGTGGCGCAACTGGTTTAAACGCTGTTGAGCGTTTCTTCATCGGTAGTGTCTCTGAAAGCATTACGCGTTACGCAAAATGTGACGTTTTGATCGTCCGTTTATGA
- a CDS encoding 3D domain-containing protein yields MMKRMLASVLTVVLALSSFAGLQAEAATKKSVKSTVDSLVIRQKATTSSKKLGLLYKNQTLSYKAKTGNWYKVSYKGKTAYLSASYSKVVTSSSSKKQSTGGWKTITNVSATAYTPYDPGSGNLTAIGWNIKSSKKKVVAVDPRVIPLRSTVKVYYKGKLKGTYTAADTGGAIKGKKLDILYYSRSEAFNWGRRTVTVKYK; encoded by the coding sequence ATGATGAAACGGATGCTCGCAAGTGTTTTAACGGTCGTGTTAGCACTCAGTTCGTTCGCAGGTCTTCAAGCAGAGGCTGCAACTAAGAAAAGCGTCAAGTCAACAGTCGATAGCCTAGTCATTCGTCAGAAAGCTACTACTTCTTCGAAAAAGCTCGGTCTTCTATATAAGAACCAAACGTTATCGTACAAAGCAAAAACAGGTAACTGGTATAAAGTAAGTTACAAAGGTAAAACAGCTTACCTTAGCGCAAGCTACTCGAAAGTCGTGACGTCAAGCAGTTCGAAAAAACAATCGACAGGTGGTTGGAAAACAATCACGAACGTAAGCGCAACAGCTTACACGCCGTATGATCCAGGTAGTGGTAATCTGACAGCAATCGGTTGGAACATCAAAAGCTCGAAAAAGAAAGTCGTAGCGGTTGATCCACGTGTCATTCCACTTCGTTCGACAGTGAAAGTGTATTACAAAGGGAAATTAAAAGGAACGTATACAGCCGCTGATACTGGCGGTGCCATCAAAGGCAAGAAGCTGGATATCCTTTACTACTCTCGTTCAGAAGCATTCAACTGGGGTCGTCGTACGGTCACAGTAAAATACAAATGA
- a CDS encoding acetate kinase, translating to MAKIMAVNAGSSSLKFQLLEMPNETMIAVGLVERVGKDDAIFTIKYGEGQKYTDVLPLATHKEAVELSLEKLMEFGIISSYDEIKGVGHRVLHGKEKYADSVLITDEVMHDIESYTELGPLHIPPNLIGIRAFQALLPEVPQVAVFDTAFHQTMPEENFLYSLPYDYYTEYGIRKYGFHGTSHKYVTERASELLGRPLKDLRLISCHLGSGASIAAVSGGESIDTTMGFTPFEGITMGTRSGSLDPALIPFLMEKTGKTAEDVLNVMNKESGIYGLSGLSSDLRDVQTAAKEGNHRSEMALRIFANRIHGYIGQYAAEMNGVDAIIFTAGVGENSDSIRERVLRGLEFMGVYWDPSLNTGARGEELFINYPHSPVKVIIIPTNEELMIARDTVRVGGLVAQNA from the coding sequence ATGGCAAAAATTATGGCGGTAAACGCAGGTAGTTCGTCTTTGAAGTTCCAATTGCTCGAAATGCCGAACGAAACGATGATTGCAGTCGGACTCGTTGAACGCGTTGGTAAAGACGATGCAATCTTTACGATTAAATATGGTGAAGGACAAAAGTATACAGATGTCCTCCCACTTGCAACACATAAAGAAGCAGTCGAGTTGTCACTCGAAAAATTGATGGAGTTCGGAATCATCTCGTCTTACGATGAGATTAAAGGTGTTGGACACCGTGTGCTTCATGGTAAAGAAAAATATGCAGACTCTGTATTGATTACAGATGAAGTCATGCACGATATCGAGTCGTACACAGAACTCGGACCACTTCACATTCCACCAAACTTGATCGGAATCCGGGCATTCCAAGCATTGCTTCCGGAAGTACCACAAGTGGCAGTCTTCGATACGGCGTTCCACCAAACGATGCCAGAAGAAAACTTCCTTTACAGCTTGCCGTATGATTACTATACAGAATACGGCATCCGTAAATATGGTTTCCACGGTACGAGCCACAAATACGTTACGGAACGTGCATCTGAATTACTCGGTCGTCCGTTAAAAGACCTCCGTTTGATTTCATGTCACTTAGGTAGCGGAGCATCGATCGCAGCAGTTTCGGGTGGCGAATCAATCGATACGACAATGGGCTTCACACCGTTTGAAGGGATCACAATGGGAACACGTTCTGGTTCACTTGACCCAGCGTTGATTCCATTCTTGATGGAGAAAACAGGGAAAACAGCAGAGGACGTCTTGAACGTCATGAACAAAGAGTCTGGAATCTACGGTCTTTCAGGTCTCTCAAGTGACTTGCGTGATGTCCAGACAGCTGCTAAAGAAGGAAATCATCGTTCAGAGATGGCACTCCGTATCTTTGCTAACCGTATCCACGGTTACATCGGGCAATACGCTGCTGAGATGAATGGTGTCGATGCGATCATCTTCACAGCGGGCGTCGGAGAAAACTCAGATTCAATCCGTGAGCGTGTCTTACGTGGTCTTGAATTCATGGGCGTTTACTGGGATCCATCACTCAACACTGGAGCTCGTGGAGAAGAACTCTTCATTAACTACCCACACTCACCAGTTAAAGTCATCATCATTCCAACGAATGAGGAATTGATGATTGCACGCGACACGGTTCGTGTTGGTGGATTAGTTGCTCAAAACGCATAA
- a CDS encoding class I SAM-dependent methyltransferase: protein MEPLEKLYKELTRQTKQIERDLDMPYLEALTTVIDRLNDRHTENVDKEVIRKAVSLAILEGMKQAQPNHLPTPDSVALFAGYLIGKLVGKEDIRLLELGSGAGGMLHAVLSQLSTGTAAEAVEVDETLIRLSAAVTELLDYPVTYTHQDALRPLLLDPVDLAMADLPVGYYPDEEAAASYILKRDEGMSYSHFLLIEQAMQYVKPGGFGVFVIPNGLFQHDTEGKLKQYFESKAHVIGILQLPLTMFKQEQAAKSYLIVRNHLAGMKMPKQALLAELPSFTDARAFGGMVKQIDEWINTELK, encoded by the coding sequence ATGGAGCCGTTAGAAAAGTTATATAAGGAATTAACACGTCAAACAAAACAAATCGAACGTGATCTTGATATGCCCTATTTAGAAGCGTTGACGACGGTGATTGATCGATTGAACGATCGTCATACTGAAAATGTAGATAAAGAAGTCATTCGGAAGGCAGTGTCGCTTGCTATTTTAGAAGGGATGAAACAAGCGCAACCGAACCATTTGCCGACGCCAGACAGTGTCGCTTTGTTTGCTGGTTATCTAATCGGGAAATTGGTAGGTAAGGAGGACATCCGATTACTTGAGTTGGGGAGTGGGGCGGGTGGCATGTTACATGCTGTCTTAAGTCAGCTTTCGACAGGTACAGCCGCTGAGGCGGTCGAGGTAGATGAGACATTGATTCGTTTATCAGCAGCGGTAACGGAATTACTCGACTATCCAGTCACGTATACCCATCAAGATGCCTTACGACCATTATTGTTAGATCCAGTTGATCTTGCGATGGCTGATCTTCCTGTCGGTTATTATCCGGATGAAGAGGCTGCCGCTTCTTACATCTTGAAACGAGACGAAGGGATGAGCTATAGTCATTTCTTGTTGATTGAACAGGCGATGCAATACGTCAAACCAGGTGGATTTGGTGTCTTTGTCATTCCGAACGGTCTGTTCCAACATGATACGGAAGGGAAGTTGAAACAGTACTTCGAATCAAAAGCGCATGTCATCGGTATTTTGCAGTTGCCGCTCACGATGTTCAAACAAGAACAGGCAGCAAAAAGTTATTTGATCGTCCGTAATCATTTAGCCGGTATGAAGATGCCGAAACAAGCATTGCTTGCTGAGTTGCCATCGTTCACAGATGCCCGCGCCTTTGGTGGTATGGTGAAACAGATTGATGAATGGATTAACACAGAATTAAAATGA
- the tpx gene encoding thiol peroxidase: protein MHMATFKGNPITLQGTAVQVGQTAPDFQVLANDLSPVTRDTYQGVRIISVVPSIDTGVCDAQTRKFNEEAATIEGVTVMTISNDLPFAQRRWCASSGLDQVVTLSDHRDLSFGTQYGVAIEELRLLARSVFVLDSNNEITYVEYLEESTDEVNFEAALAAAREAK from the coding sequence ATTCATATGGCAACTTTTAAAGGAAATCCAATCACACTTCAAGGTACAGCAGTTCAAGTCGGACAAACAGCACCTGACTTTCAAGTGTTAGCTAACGACTTATCACCGGTAACACGTGATACATATCAAGGTGTTCGAATCATCAGCGTTGTCCCATCAATCGATACAGGCGTTTGTGATGCGCAGACACGCAAATTCAATGAAGAAGCAGCAACAATCGAAGGTGTGACGGTCATGACGATCTCAAACGACCTTCCGTTCGCACAACGTCGCTGGTGCGCATCAAGCGGTCTCGATCAAGTCGTGACGTTGTCTGATCACCGCGATCTTTCATTCGGTACACAGTATGGCGTAGCCATCGAAGAATTACGCCTGCTTGCACGTTCTGTTTTCGTTCTTGATTCAAACAACGAGATCACGTACGTTGAATATCTTGAAGAATCAACAGACGAAGTTAATTTTGAAGCAGCACTCGCTGCAGCGCGTGAAGCGAAGTAA
- a CDS encoding NAD kinase — MARNNVYLYYRNTQRHETQVRKLIDVGTRYGLNVVQDHRQANIIVSIGGDGAFLQAARFTGFRDDAIYVGFAEGPNSFYCDFDINDLSAVEAIFKETGNRVSDGEIEVRRYPLLEASINGGPPMLCLNECSVKSSIIKSLAIEVYIDDFLFETFRGDGMVISTPTGSTAYNKSLSGAIVDPLIHCLQVSEIASVNNNRYRTLGSAFLLNRGRKLSLRIIEDGNDYPIIGMDNEALSLTRTDSVDIQLSEKELKTVKLTNNTFWHKIQRSFL, encoded by the coding sequence ATGGCTCGAAATAATGTCTACCTGTACTACCGAAATACACAAAGACACGAGACGCAGGTGCGAAAGTTGATTGATGTCGGTACACGATATGGACTGAACGTCGTCCAAGATCACCGACAAGCAAACATCATCGTCTCGATTGGTGGAGATGGGGCTTTCTTGCAAGCGGCACGCTTCACAGGTTTCCGTGATGATGCCATCTATGTTGGATTCGCTGAAGGACCAAACTCGTTCTACTGTGATTTTGATATCAATGATCTTTCGGCGGTCGAAGCGATCTTTAAAGAGACAGGCAACCGTGTCTCGGATGGTGAAATCGAAGTACGTCGTTATCCACTGCTCGAAGCATCCATCAACGGTGGACCACCGATGCTCTGTCTGAACGAATGTTCCGTGAAGTCGAGCATCATCAAATCACTCGCGATCGAAGTCTATATCGATGACTTCCTGTTTGAGACATTCCGCGGGGATGGAATGGTCATCTCAACACCGACGGGCTCTACGGCTTATAATAAGTCACTCTCTGGTGCGATCGTCGATCCATTGATCCACTGTCTTCAAGTCAGCGAAATTGCTTCGGTCAACAACAACCGGTACCGGACACTCGGTTCTGCTTTCCTACTGAACCGTGGACGGAAACTCTCGTTACGCATCATCGAAGACGGAAACGACTATCCGATCATCGGGATGGATAACGAAGCACTCAGTCTCACACGAACAGATTCAGTCGATATCCAACTTTCTGAAAAAGAACTGAAAACCGTCAAACTGACGAATAATACATTTTGGCATAAGATTCAACGCTCGTTCTTATGA
- a CDS encoding MerR family transcriptional regulator, which translates to MYSTQEIAKLTGVTKRTLYHYETIGLLVPKRTDAGHRSYSREDLLRLQQILLYRSLDFPLSEIRRLLTQPDSNHHTTLKKQIALLQEKASHYQMLAQLAEQTLLTLKGGLPMKDEQLFRGLRHDEIVTHEKQHADEVQKHYGDTDAYRISAKRLQQRTPNEKEQLSTMHKQLDQRLTVLYRDGRMTTDPDVQQVVKDQHDFIDTYYYPCALSLFASLGQMYVSDERFRAYYDAYAPGLSTFYSEAISHYAQTSH; encoded by the coding sequence ATGTATTCCACTCAGGAAATTGCCAAACTGACCGGCGTCACAAAACGAACACTCTATCATTATGAGACGATCGGTCTCCTCGTGCCAAAGCGTACCGATGCCGGTCACCGAAGTTACAGCAGAGAGGATCTTTTACGTTTACAACAAATCCTGCTCTATCGTTCACTTGATTTTCCACTGTCAGAAATCCGAAGATTACTCACGCAACCTGATTCCAATCATCATACGACACTGAAAAAGCAGATTGCGCTTCTTCAAGAAAAAGCTTCGCATTATCAAATGCTCGCTCAACTCGCTGAACAGACATTACTCACGTTAAAAGGAGGACTCCCCATGAAAGACGAACAATTATTCCGTGGTTTACGGCATGATGAGATCGTTACGCATGAAAAGCAACATGCAGATGAAGTCCAAAAACACTACGGCGACACCGACGCCTATCGAATCAGTGCAAAAAGACTACAACAACGTACTCCGAATGAGAAAGAACAACTGAGCACCATGCACAAACAGCTCGATCAGCGCTTGACGGTCCTTTACCGTGACGGGCGCATGACTACGGATCCAGACGTTCAACAAGTCGTCAAAGATCAACATGACTTCATCGATACGTACTATTACCCATGCGCATTATCTCTCTTTGCCTCACTCGGTCAGATGTATGTGTCTGACGAACGATTCCGTGCCTATTACGATGCGTATGCCCCTGGACTATCCACGTTCTATTCGGAAGCTATTTCACACTATGCGCAAACATCACACTAA